In one Triticum urartu cultivar G1812 unplaced genomic scaffold, Tu2.1 TuUngrouped_contig_5535, whole genome shotgun sequence genomic region, the following are encoded:
- the LOC125529343 gene encoding UDP-glycosyltransferase CGT-like translates to MGHLVPFSRLAVSLSSSDHGCGVSVAPVPPPVSSAESAHLEALFSACPAVRRLDFHLARFDASEFPGADPFFLRFEAMRRSAPLLGPLLAGAGASALVTDIALASVVIPVAKELGLPCYVLFTASTAMLSLCVHFPAYLDANAGGPVGDVDVPGVYRISKASIPQALHHPEHLFTRQFVANGRELAKADGLLVNSFDEFEPEAIAALRDGSVVAGFPNVFSVGPLAPVSFSAGEPAENQADYMQWLAAQPARSVVYVSFGSRKAISKDQLRELAVGLEASGHRFLWVVKSTVVDRDDEAELSELLGEGFLERVQGRGMVTKGWVEQEEVLKQESIGLFTSHCGWNSVTEAAANGLPVLAWPRFGDQRVNAGVVARSGLGVWEERWSWEGEEGMVSGESIAEKVKAVMADETVRNKAVSVQDAAAKAVADGGTSYRSLAQFVQRCRDLSVSK, encoded by the coding sequence ATGGGCCACCTCGTCCCGTTCAGCCGCCTCGCGGTGTCCCTCTCCTCCTCAGACCACGGCTGCGGCGTCTCCGTCGCGCCCGTGCCCCCCCCCGTGTCGTCCGCCGAGTCCGCGCACCTCGAGGCCCTGTTCAGCGCGTGCCCGGCCGTGCGCCGCCTCGACTTCCACCTCGCGCGGTTCGACGCGTCCGAGTTCCCCGGcgccgaccccttcttcctccgcTTCGAGGCCATGCGCCGCTCCGCGCCCCTCCTCGGCCCGCTcctcgccggcgccggcgcgTCGGCGCTCGTGACGGACATCGCGCTGGCCTCCGTCGTCATACCCGTCGCCAAGGAGCTCGGCCTCCCCTGCTACGTCCTGTTCACCGCCTCCACCGCGATGCTCTCCCTGTGCGTCCACTTCCCCGCCTACCTCGACGCGAATGCCGGCGGTCCCGTCGGCGACGTCGACGTCCCCGGCGTGTACCGCATCTCCAAGGCTTCCATCCCGCAGGCGCTGCACCACCCCGAGCACCTCTTCACGCGGCAGTTCGTCGCCAACGGCCGCGAGCTCGCGAAAGCCGACGGCCTCCTGGTCAATTCCTTCGACGAGTTCGAGCCAGAAGCCATAGCTGCACTCCGAGATGGCTCCGTCGTTGCCGGGTTCCCAAATGTTTTCTCGGTTGGGCCACTCGCTCCGGTGAGCTTTTCGGCAGGTGAACCGGCGGAGAATCAAGCCGATTATATGCAGTGGCTCGCGGCGCAGCCGGCGAGGTCGGTGGTGTACGTCAGCTTCGGCAGCCGCAAGGCCATATCCAAGGACCAGCTCAGGGAGCTCGCCGTCGGGCTCGAGGCGAGCGGCCACCGGTTCCTGTGGGTGGTGAAAAGCACCGTCGTCGACAGAGACGACGAGGCCGAGCTCAGCGAGCTGCTCGGCGAAGGCTTCTTGGAGCGTGTGCAGGGGCGGGGCATGGTGACCAAGGGTTGGGTGGAGCAAGAGGAGGTCCTGAAGCAAGAATCCATCGGTCTGTTCACCAGCCACTGCGGCTGGAACTCGGTcacggaggcggcggcgaacggATTGCCGGTTCTGGCATGGCCGAGGTTCGGGGACCAGAGGGTGAACGCCGGCGTAGTGGCGCGCAGCGGGCTCGGCGTCTGGGAGGAGCGGTGGAGCTGGGAGGGGGAGGAGGGAATGGTGAGCGGGGAGAGTATCGCGGAGAAGGTGAAGGCTGTAATGGCGGACGAGACAGTGAGGAACAAGGCGGTAAGCGTCCAGGATGCGGCGGCGAAGGCAGTCGCCGACGGCGGCACGAGCTACCGGAGCTTGGCCCAATTCGTGCAACGTTGCCGGGATCTGAGCGTCAGCAAGTAA